A stretch of the Natribaculum luteum genome encodes the following:
- a CDS encoding ABC transporter permease: protein MTTPRTSPSRDDSTTGGESQEVEPSADDDVDTGAALERETAFQVANRRPLSTLLGRPVVVGVLLLALFVLVVPIVTTFVSSFARTATGALPTGFVTLEHWRYVLGFGEYGVRANAIPGLTFSVGIATAGMLLNVLIGVPVAYALSRYEFYARDWVNTLAILPLVPGVILGIAFLRTYPERGGSALGLVVGYCLLKSPYMVLTVQSSFQSMDLRRLEESARSLGASWPRALLTVIFPHAKRGILAGCIITWTLAAAEFNFTYMVHTGDPEPFSLFLFRNISNAPYLQSAAAISIYFLIVVAAILVLQTIGNRGFTTVRE from the coding sequence ATGACGACACCACGTACCTCGCCCTCGAGGGACGATTCGACGACGGGAGGTGAGAGCCAGGAGGTCGAGCCGTCCGCAGACGACGATGTCGACACAGGAGCCGCTCTCGAACGGGAGACGGCGTTTCAGGTGGCCAATCGGCGGCCACTATCGACGCTTCTCGGTCGGCCCGTCGTCGTCGGCGTCCTCTTGCTGGCGCTTTTCGTTCTGGTCGTGCCGATCGTGACGACGTTCGTCTCGTCGTTCGCTCGCACCGCGACGGGCGCACTACCGACCGGATTCGTGACGCTCGAGCACTGGCGGTACGTGCTTGGGTTCGGCGAGTACGGCGTACGTGCCAACGCGATTCCCGGACTCACCTTCAGCGTTGGTATCGCGACAGCTGGGATGCTCCTGAACGTCCTCATCGGCGTGCCAGTCGCCTACGCGCTGTCGCGATACGAGTTCTACGCTCGCGACTGGGTGAATACGCTGGCGATTCTGCCCCTCGTCCCGGGTGTAATCCTCGGCATCGCGTTTCTCCGGACCTATCCCGAACGCGGCGGGTCGGCACTCGGACTCGTCGTCGGTTACTGTCTGCTCAAATCGCCATACATGGTGCTCACCGTCCAGAGTTCGTTCCAGTCGATGGACTTACGACGCCTCGAGGAAAGCGCTCGATCGCTCGGGGCGTCGTGGCCGCGGGCGCTCCTGACGGTGATTTTTCCGCACGCCAAGCGGGGAATCCTCGCCGGCTGTATTATCACGTGGACGCTCGCTGCGGCGGAGTTCAACTTCACCTACATGGTTCATACGGGTGATCCGGAGCCGTTCTCGCTGTTTCTGTTTCGGAACATCTCGAACGCCCCGTACCTCCAGTCTGCGGCCGCCATCTCGATTTATTTTCTGATCGTCGTGGCGGCCATTCTGGTCCTGCAAACGATCGGTAACCGCGGCTTTACGACCGTACGAGAGTGA
- a CDS encoding DoxX family protein — protein MAIESTAGIALLVARIAFGGVLAFTGLNHFMTTEQMVGYADAKGVPLPTVSVLGSGAMLVLGGLGIALGAFAAVSAAAIAAFLLVATPMMHDFWNVPEAEQQSEMTQFLKNAALFGGAIAFAVLALETWPYAIGVGLI, from the coding sequence ATGGCGATCGAGTCGACCGCCGGCATCGCGCTCCTCGTCGCCCGCATCGCCTTCGGCGGTGTGCTTGCGTTTACCGGTCTCAACCACTTCATGACGACCGAACAGATGGTCGGGTACGCGGATGCGAAAGGTGTACCGCTCCCGACCGTCTCCGTCCTCGGGTCGGGCGCGATGCTCGTCCTCGGCGGACTGGGAATCGCTCTCGGCGCCTTTGCCGCCGTTTCGGCCGCAGCGATCGCGGCGTTTCTCCTCGTCGCGACCCCGATGATGCACGACTTCTGGAACGTCCCCGAGGCGGAACAGCAGTCCGAGATGACGCAGTTCCTGAAGAACGCCGCCCTGTTCGGCGGGGCGATCGCCTTCGCCGTCCTGGCACTCGAGACGTGGCCCTACGCGATTGGCGTCGGACTCATCTGA
- a CDS encoding ABC transporter permease, whose translation MSVRLSIGDSIRQALSSVHTVVFPTTERERERRRIAIMTIPFFALAIFAGFVPLATMLRMSLSEERLFNEGWSVDAWETLATDRTYWWIGFNTLWFAAAATLVSVAIGVAVAHALEKYSLPFERVIVAAVSFPIALPGIVVAFMVVVLLGRQGLLTQTVAFFSGQSTIDLATATTIGGLFLGYVYSLIPRATMILRGTYAEVNTDAEEAARSLGASPFETFRHVTLPEIRPGIVAAAILVFRSALAIFGTVLILQGGFVVVTLRIDRELAVGFNSQIAGAIGVVYVAFLIAFTFIGLRFVRAEQVAI comes from the coding sequence ATGTCAGTGCGACTGTCGATCGGTGATTCGATCCGTCAGGCGCTGTCGAGCGTTCACACCGTCGTCTTCCCGACGACCGAGCGAGAGCGCGAACGGCGACGGATCGCGATCATGACGATTCCGTTTTTCGCCCTGGCAATCTTCGCCGGATTCGTGCCGCTGGCGACGATGCTCCGGATGAGTCTCTCGGAGGAACGGCTGTTCAACGAGGGGTGGTCCGTGGACGCCTGGGAGACGCTGGCGACCGATCGGACCTACTGGTGGATCGGCTTCAACACACTCTGGTTCGCGGCGGCCGCAACGCTGGTCAGCGTGGCGATCGGCGTCGCCGTCGCTCACGCCCTCGAGAAGTACTCGCTTCCGTTCGAGCGCGTGATCGTCGCGGCAGTGTCGTTCCCGATCGCGCTGCCGGGAATCGTCGTCGCGTTTATGGTCGTCGTCTTACTGGGCAGACAGGGTCTTTTGACCCAGACGGTCGCGTTCTTCAGCGGGCAGAGCACGATCGACCTGGCGACGGCCACGACGATCGGCGGCCTCTTTCTCGGGTACGTCTACTCCCTGATTCCGCGTGCTACGATGATCCTCCGCGGGACCTACGCCGAGGTCAACACCGACGCCGAGGAGGCCGCCCGGTCACTCGGCGCGAGCCCGTTCGAGACGTTTCGTCACGTGACGCTCCCCGAGATACGTCCGGGAATCGTTGCCGCCGCGATTCTGGTCTTTCGGTCCGCGCTGGCGATCTTCGGCACTGTGCTGATCCTCCAGGGCGGGTTCGTCGTCGTGACCTTGCGAATCGACCGCGAACTCGCCGTCGGCTTCAACAGTCAGATCGCGGGTGCTATCGGGGTCGTCTACGTTGCGTTCCTGATCGCGTTCACGTTCATCGGCCTGCGCTTCGTCCGGGCGGAGCAGGTGGCGATCTAA
- a CDS encoding YqaA family protein translates to MSLVTTTLGLLYHCVVAFVSSTHATSLLEYGQTAVDSATGWPGLGIIFVYSFLIAFVLPGPSEVVLAAPLDFGVPLWGHLGLIMGVSAMGKAVGSLVAFHLGQEAKQAGPIVRWLRRSRFDVIKWSERRTVLLARRYGYGGLALALCVPFFPDTLSIYAFAILEEDYLKFVIATFVGSLGRLVVTLFLFSGVITIL, encoded by the coding sequence ATGTCTCTTGTCACGACTACTCTGGGCTTGCTGTATCACTGCGTAGTTGCGTTCGTGTCCAGTACTCACGCAACCAGCCTCCTCGAGTACGGACAGACGGCGGTTGATAGCGCGACTGGCTGGCCCGGTCTGGGAATCATCTTTGTCTACTCGTTTTTGATCGCGTTCGTGCTTCCTGGTCCTAGTGAGGTCGTACTTGCTGCTCCCCTCGACTTTGGGGTCCCACTCTGGGGACACCTTGGTCTCATTATGGGCGTCAGTGCGATGGGGAAAGCCGTTGGTAGTCTGGTGGCCTTCCATCTCGGACAAGAGGCGAAACAGGCTGGCCCGATCGTTCGGTGGTTGCGTCGGTCGCGGTTTGACGTCATCAAGTGGTCTGAACGACGGACCGTTTTGCTCGCTCGACGATATGGATACGGTGGACTGGCCCTCGCCCTGTGTGTCCCGTTCTTCCCGGATACGCTCTCGATTTACGCGTTCGCAATCCTCGAGGAGGACTATCTGAAGTTCGTGATCGCCACGTTTGTGGGGAGTCTGGGACGACTCGTCGTGACGCTCTTTCTCTTCAGTGGTGTCATCACCATCCTGTGA
- a CDS encoding extracellular solute-binding protein, whose protein sequence is MANDNSSTTRRQVLLGSSAALGSAMAGCLGSDDQNNSENGTGGTSDSDEYEVGYGEYQTTVSAADFPEELRVYAVQTGWSNWDAVMEEFESEYGVSLYDAQGSSGEALQDARSNARNPTYSAFNGGYSFNLEAMNDGLTTDYKPKNWDTVPDALKTDNGHVTATRQMTTAVTYRTDVYEERGLDAPETWDDLKHPDIAQDLAFTPPHTANGLASALSVNRAYGGDLDNLDPVIEYHEEIAEHGADFRRNIEGDVTSGEISTVVEYDYSGLNMKYNVDEIGADQLDVAILTGPNGEEGAMNVPYGYALLEGAPNPEAAKLFMDYVLSLDGQKKFFDAYVRPIRASELDQPDEFPDQSAYDDAEFALDQEELVSKQASIQNELTDRTPLPGAQ, encoded by the coding sequence ATGGCGAACGACAATTCGTCGACTACCAGGCGACAGGTCCTTCTCGGAAGTAGTGCAGCGCTTGGCAGCGCGATGGCAGGATGCCTCGGGAGCGACGATCAAAATAACAGCGAGAATGGAACCGGTGGAACTAGCGACAGCGACGAGTACGAGGTCGGCTACGGTGAGTATCAGACGACCGTTAGCGCGGCTGACTTTCCCGAGGAATTGCGCGTCTACGCCGTCCAGACTGGTTGGTCGAACTGGGACGCCGTCATGGAGGAGTTCGAATCGGAGTACGGCGTCTCGCTGTACGATGCGCAGGGATCTTCCGGCGAGGCACTACAGGACGCCCGCTCGAACGCCCGAAACCCAACGTACTCGGCGTTCAACGGCGGCTACTCGTTCAACCTCGAGGCGATGAACGACGGACTCACGACTGATTACAAGCCGAAAAACTGGGATACAGTCCCGGATGCCCTCAAAACCGATAACGGGCACGTGACCGCCACCCGACAGATGACGACGGCCGTGACGTATCGAACTGACGTGTACGAAGAACGCGGACTCGACGCGCCGGAGACCTGGGACGATCTCAAGCATCCTGACATCGCACAGGATCTCGCGTTCACACCACCACATACAGCCAACGGACTGGCCTCGGCGCTCTCGGTGAACCGAGCCTACGGTGGCGATCTGGATAACCTCGACCCAGTCATCGAGTATCACGAGGAAATCGCCGAGCACGGGGCGGACTTCCGTCGAAACATCGAGGGCGACGTGACCAGCGGGGAGATTTCGACCGTCGTCGAGTACGATTACTCGGGGCTGAACATGAAGTACAACGTCGACGAAATCGGAGCGGATCAACTCGACGTGGCTATCTTGACTGGCCCGAACGGCGAGGAGGGTGCGATGAACGTCCCCTACGGCTACGCCCTGCTCGAGGGCGCGCCAAACCCCGAGGCGGCAAAGCTGTTCATGGATTACGTTCTCAGCCTCGACGGGCAAAAAAAGTTCTTCGACGCGTACGTTCGCCCGATTCGAGCGAGCGAGCTCGATCAACCCGACGAGTTCCCCGACCAGTCGGCCTACGACGACGCGGAGTTTGCCCTCGACCAGGAGGAACTCGTCTCCAAACAGGCGTCGATACAGAACGAACTCACGGATCGCACGCCGCTACCAGGTGCCCAGTAG
- a CDS encoding orc1/cdc6 family replication initiation protein encodes MLLEFDDQKGLIRERSLLDPNYIVEENRIVGRDEQLQEVTKMLRVALGDNRPPNLFLYGPSGTGKSLITKAVCKNISRICKSRDIRFGTIEVNCQDLDTLGVAVYELASRAAEEAGVSVEVPKHGVATKEKWDELYRIVNENFDSVVFVLDELDMLVGRRDKQEPAFSRLLYQLSRAGANDDLAAYISVVAISNDTKMMESVGSRALSSFTPEDVHFDDYDANQLQAILRRRQDAFYEGVLDDDVIPLAAAFAAQTHGDARKAIDLMRVAGELAEREGDERVREAHVRRAQDKVEKNRVLEVVRGISTQKKLCLYATAAVAAETDDGTARSTTGYRVYEFMTDAIDADQYHQETYVNKMKELTTYSLVDFERRSHGPSSGMFLEFQFGERPETILETLREDSRIDAVAPAEVQSVVRAQLRNTT; translated from the coding sequence ATGCTACTGGAGTTCGACGATCAGAAAGGATTGATCCGCGAGCGATCACTCCTCGATCCGAACTACATCGTCGAGGAGAACCGGATCGTCGGCCGTGACGAGCAGCTCCAGGAGGTCACGAAGATGCTCCGGGTCGCACTCGGTGACAATCGACCGCCGAACCTCTTCCTCTATGGACCGTCCGGGACTGGCAAATCGCTCATCACGAAAGCCGTCTGCAAGAACATCAGTCGCATCTGTAAATCTCGAGATATCCGCTTCGGGACGATCGAGGTCAACTGCCAGGACCTCGATACGCTCGGCGTCGCGGTGTACGAACTCGCCAGTCGCGCTGCAGAGGAAGCCGGCGTCAGCGTCGAGGTTCCGAAACACGGCGTCGCGACGAAAGAGAAGTGGGACGAACTGTACCGGATCGTCAACGAGAACTTCGATTCGGTCGTGTTCGTCCTCGACGAACTGGACATGCTCGTGGGCCGACGCGACAAACAGGAGCCGGCGTTTTCCCGTCTGCTCTACCAGCTGTCGCGAGCCGGTGCCAACGACGACCTGGCCGCGTACATTTCGGTCGTCGCGATCTCGAACGACACGAAGATGATGGAGTCGGTCGGCAGCCGGGCGTTGAGTTCGTTTACGCCCGAAGACGTCCACTTCGACGACTACGACGCGAACCAGTTGCAGGCCATTCTCCGTCGCCGACAGGATGCCTTCTACGAGGGCGTCCTGGACGACGACGTCATCCCGCTCGCTGCCGCGTTCGCCGCCCAGACTCACGGTGACGCGCGGAAGGCGATCGACCTGATGCGCGTCGCCGGCGAACTTGCCGAGCGGGAGGGCGACGAGCGCGTTCGCGAAGCGCACGTCCGACGCGCCCAGGACAAAGTCGAGAAGAACCGCGTCCTCGAGGTCGTTCGCGGTATCAGTACGCAAAAGAAGCTCTGTCTGTACGCAACTGCTGCCGTCGCCGCGGAAACCGATGACGGCACGGCCCGCAGTACGACGGGCTACCGGGTCTACGAGTTCATGACCGACGCGATCGACGCCGATCAGTATCACCAGGAGACCTACGTCAACAAGATGAAAGAGTTGACGACGTACTCGCTGGTCGACTTCGAACGCCGGAGCCACGGTCCGAGTTCGGGCATGTTCCTCGAGTTCCAGTTCGGCGAGCGACCCGAGACGATCCTCGAGACGCTTCGTGAAGACTCTCGCATCGACGCCGTCGCTCCCGCCGAAGTCCAGTCGGTCGTGAGAGCACAACTCCGCAATACGACGTGA
- a CDS encoding ring-cleaving dioxygenase: MHTHGLHHVTAVASDPQRNVDFYTEVLGLRLVKQTVNFDETSTYHLYYGNETGTPGTVLTFFPFEGAHQGRPGKGQATATGFVIPESAVDYWVDRLTTHDVAVDEPIERFDETVVRFEDPDGQPLELVTGETDVEPWADGPVPVDDAIRGFHGVTLEPLDSEVTGTVLETLGYEQVRTEANRVRYRVPGERASVVDLRTDGGERGQPGAGTVHHVAFRTPNDETQDTWRERLSDAGLFVTPQKDRQYFRSIYFREPGGVLFEIATDGPGFTRDESVPALGTNLKLPPWLESDRERLEERLPELEQTTVSEAN; the protein is encoded by the coding sequence ATGCACACACACGGACTCCACCACGTAACTGCCGTCGCAAGCGATCCTCAGCGGAACGTGGACTTCTACACGGAGGTCCTCGGACTTCGACTGGTGAAACAGACGGTGAACTTCGACGAGACGTCGACGTATCACCTCTACTACGGTAACGAAACCGGAACGCCAGGGACCGTCCTGACGTTCTTCCCCTTCGAGGGTGCACACCAGGGACGGCCGGGCAAGGGGCAAGCGACCGCCACGGGATTCGTCATTCCCGAATCTGCAGTCGACTACTGGGTCGACCGTCTAACGACACACGACGTCGCAGTCGACGAACCTATCGAACGGTTCGACGAGACGGTCGTCCGATTCGAAGATCCCGACGGCCAGCCACTCGAGCTCGTGACCGGCGAGACGGACGTCGAGCCGTGGGCCGACGGTCCCGTGCCCGTCGACGACGCGATCCGAGGGTTCCACGGCGTCACCCTCGAGCCGCTCGATTCCGAGGTAACGGGAACCGTTCTCGAGACCCTCGGATACGAACAGGTCAGAACGGAAGCGAACCGGGTACGGTACCGAGTGCCGGGTGAACGCGCGAGCGTGGTCGACCTGCGGACTGACGGCGGCGAACGTGGCCAGCCGGGCGCCGGGACGGTCCACCACGTCGCGTTCCGGACGCCCAACGACGAGACCCAGGACACGTGGCGCGAGCGACTCTCCGACGCAGGGCTGTTCGTCACACCCCAGAAGGACCGCCAGTACTTCCGCTCGATCTACTTCCGAGAGCCCGGCGGCGTCCTGTTCGAGATTGCGACCGACGGCCCCGGTTTCACTCGCGACGAGTCGGTTCCGGCCCTCGGGACGAACCTGAAGCTGCCGCCGTGGCTGGAAAGTGACCGAGAGCGACTCGAGGAACGCCTTCCCGAACTCGAACAGACGACCGTTTCGGAGGCGAACTGA
- a CDS encoding alpha/beta hydrolase has protein sequence MTGPHQDQPLVTAGTSIADAEAAVVLVHGRGATARSIVQMADEFDQSSVAYLAPQAARNTWYPNAFTAPVEANEPGRSSGLQAIDDAVTEANDAGIPTEQILVLGFSQGACLASEYVACNPTRYGGLAVLSGGLIGETIDPDDYEGDLEGTPAFLGCSDVDPHIPEKRVHDSAAILAQLNGDVTRRLYEGMGHGINQDEIEHVSRMVASLVE, from the coding sequence GTGACTGGACCTCATCAGGATCAGCCTCTCGTGACGGCCGGAACGTCCATAGCAGACGCCGAGGCGGCGGTCGTCCTCGTCCATGGACGAGGCGCGACTGCACGAAGTATCGTCCAGATGGCCGACGAGTTCGACCAGTCCAGCGTCGCGTACCTCGCACCGCAGGCGGCTCGAAACACCTGGTATCCGAACGCGTTCACCGCGCCAGTCGAGGCGAACGAACCTGGCCGATCGTCGGGATTACAGGCGATCGACGACGCCGTAACCGAGGCGAACGATGCCGGTATCCCGACCGAGCAGATCCTGGTGCTGGGATTCTCCCAGGGTGCGTGTCTGGCCAGCGAATACGTCGCCTGCAATCCCACGCGTTACGGCGGTCTCGCCGTCCTGAGCGGCGGTCTCATCGGTGAAACGATCGATCCGGACGACTACGAAGGCGACCTCGAGGGAACGCCCGCGTTCCTCGGCTGTAGCGACGTCGATCCGCACATTCCAGAGAAGCGAGTCCACGACTCGGCAGCGATTCTCGCGCAGTTGAACGGCGACGTGACCAGACGTCTCTACGAGGGAATGGGCCACGGCATCAACCAAGACGAGATCGAGCACGTCTCGAGGATGGTCGCCAGCCTCGTCGAGTGA
- a CDS encoding universal stress protein, producing the protein MYQNILFPVDDSEDSSDILHHVGELAHWADATIDLLFVADTTRDSVTVVENRVVDALVQEGEDVVEEASKTLETLGLEHKTDVVQGNPAPTIVDYADRYGHDLIVMSTHARKGLSRYLQGSVSEKVVRLSKVPVLTARMQPDEQLAFPYENVLVPTDGSAGATQAAQHGVAFAESLEATVHVLSVVDDASTGLDVRSTGSEQDHEQAATEAIEEVITEAETHGVTDTVQQIEHGDSADAILDYIDANSIDVVVMGTTGRRDTDRILLGSIAEKTVRSAPVPVLTIGGAE; encoded by the coding sequence ATGTACCAGAACATCCTGTTTCCCGTCGACGACAGCGAGGACTCTAGCGATATTCTCCACCACGTCGGGGAACTCGCGCACTGGGCAGACGCAACGATCGACCTCTTGTTCGTTGCGGATACGACACGCGATAGCGTCACTGTCGTCGAAAACAGGGTGGTCGACGCGCTCGTCCAGGAAGGCGAGGACGTCGTCGAGGAGGCGAGCAAGACACTGGAGACCCTCGGTCTCGAGCACAAGACTGACGTAGTGCAGGGGAATCCAGCACCCACGATCGTCGACTACGCCGATCGGTACGGGCACGATTTGATCGTGATGTCCACTCACGCTCGAAAGGGGCTGTCACGGTATCTCCAAGGTAGCGTCAGCGAGAAGGTCGTCCGTCTCTCAAAGGTGCCCGTCCTCACCGCGAGAATGCAGCCCGACGAGCAGCTGGCGTTCCCCTACGAGAACGTTCTCGTTCCAACGGATGGCAGTGCTGGCGCAACCCAGGCCGCGCAACATGGAGTAGCGTTCGCGGAGTCGCTCGAAGCGACCGTTCACGTCCTCTCTGTCGTGGACGACGCATCGACCGGCCTCGATGTTCGGTCGACTGGTTCCGAACAGGATCACGAACAGGCAGCGACCGAAGCCATAGAGGAAGTCATCACAGAAGCGGAGACACACGGCGTTACCGATACGGTACAACAGATCGAGCATGGTGATTCTGCCGATGCAATCCTCGACTATATCGATGCCAACAGTATCGACGTTGTCGTGATGGGAACGACAGGAAGACGCGACACGGATCGGATCCTCCTCGGAAGCATCGCCGAAAAGACAGTCCGATCTGCACCAGTGCCCGTCCTCACGATCGGCGGAGCAGAGTAG
- a CDS encoding RNA-guided endonuclease InsQ/TnpB family protein, translating into MAIEVTRTYVGSIQNHQQVSDGLDSLGDSASKIWNVARWTADRIWEVTGEIPDDGTLKAYMKNQPCWKDLNAQSSQKVIEELSDAFQSWFDLRHKDDEANPPGYRKHGDTRPRSTVTFKADGFKHDPENNRVRLSKGSNLKENWSDFILCEYQTRPDVDLTEVNSVQNVRAVWNGDEWELHFVCKVELETNDSSGDGVAGIDLGIKNIATVAYPDEYVLYPGNSLKQDKHYFKRAEYDTEGENGPSEKSRWARRKLADRETHFYHVLTDTIITECVERGVGTLAVSWPEDVRESDWGKTGNKKLHSWAFDRIYQYLEYKGEIRGVEVLKENEWETSKTCSRCGDDTKSNRVERGLYVCSSCELVGNADCNGAENMRQKITPSPHGEDRSNGCVAQPSVHLFDRESGTFKTREQAVS; encoded by the coding sequence ATGGCGATTGAGGTCACGCGCACCTACGTTGGTTCCATCCAGAACCACCAACAGGTCAGCGATGGTCTCGATTCGCTCGGCGACTCCGCCTCGAAGATCTGGAACGTCGCACGCTGGACAGCTGATCGTATCTGGGAGGTAACCGGCGAAATCCCCGATGACGGAACGCTGAAAGCGTACATGAAGAACCAACCCTGCTGGAAAGACCTGAACGCACAATCCAGTCAGAAAGTCATCGAAGAACTTTCTGACGCTTTTCAGTCGTGGTTCGACCTGCGACACAAGGACGACGAGGCGAATCCGCCCGGCTACCGCAAACATGGCGACACACGTCCCAGGAGTACGGTCACGTTCAAGGCAGACGGGTTCAAACACGATCCAGAGAACAACCGCGTCCGCCTCTCGAAAGGCTCGAACCTGAAAGAGAACTGGTCGGACTTCATCCTCTGCGAGTACCAGACACGCCCAGACGTTGACCTCACAGAAGTCAACAGCGTGCAGAACGTTCGAGCCGTCTGGAACGGCGACGAGTGGGAACTGCACTTCGTCTGCAAAGTCGAACTCGAAACCAACGACTCATCAGGAGATGGCGTGGCAGGGATCGACCTCGGCATCAAGAACATCGCCACGGTCGCGTACCCCGACGAGTACGTCCTGTACCCCGGCAACTCGCTCAAACAGGACAAGCACTACTTCAAACGTGCCGAGTACGACACCGAAGGGGAGAACGGCCCCTCGGAGAAGTCGAGGTGGGCACGCCGGAAACTCGCTGACCGAGAGACACACTTCTACCACGTTCTCACGGACACCATCATCACGGAGTGTGTCGAACGCGGTGTTGGCACGCTCGCGGTGAGTTGGCCCGAAGACGTGCGAGAGTCCGACTGGGGCAAGACCGGTAACAAGAAGTTGCACTCGTGGGCGTTTGACCGTATCTACCAGTACCTCGAATACAAGGGCGAGATTCGTGGTGTCGAGGTGCTGAAAGAGAACGAGTGGGAGACGTCGAAGACCTGCTCACGGTGTGGAGACGACACGAAATCAAACCGGGTCGAACGTGGGCTGTACGTCTGCTCGTCGTGCGAGTTGGTCGGGAACGCGGATTGTAACGGGGCGGAGAATATGCGTCAGAAGATAACTCCGAGTCCTCACGGTGAGGATAGGAGTAACGGCTGTGTGGCACAGCCATCGGTACACCTGTTCGACCGCGAGAGCGGGACGTTCAAAACGAGAGAACAGGCCGTATCGTAG
- a CDS encoding hemolysin family protein, giving the protein MHLTTPLEADSVSAILAISVDGLYSETSITLIGTAVLLVLLGLSAFFSSSEIALFSLAKHRIDALVEQGTASAETVADLKSNPHRLLVTILVGNNLVNIAMSSISTAIVGFYFDPGAAVLVSTFGITAIVLLFGESAPKSYAVENTESWALRVARPLKLSEYVLFPLVVVFDHLTRFINHLTGGGAAIEDSYVTRDEIQEMIRTGEREGVIDEEEREMFQRIFRFRNTIAKEVMTPRLDVVGIDKEATLNDATTRCLESGHRRLPVYADSLDNIVGTADIHALIAAQRSGSAEDTPLGELELLDPPHHVPESKPVDELLGEMQTSRTQMAVVIDEFGTTEGLVTVEDLTEEIVGEILEGTEDAPVTELDETTALVRGDVDIAAVNERLGLDLPDGEEFETIAGLLFNRAGRLVEQGETFDVGAVQLRVETIDQTRITQVRIRTDRSKNSTESTVESESADSANVPTVE; this is encoded by the coding sequence ATGCACCTCACTACTCCGCTCGAGGCCGATTCAGTGAGCGCGATCCTCGCAATCAGCGTCGACGGGCTTTACTCGGAGACGTCGATTACCCTTATCGGGACTGCGGTTCTCCTCGTGCTCCTCGGTCTTTCCGCGTTCTTCTCATCGTCCGAAATTGCGTTGTTCTCACTCGCCAAACATCGTATCGACGCCCTCGTCGAGCAGGGAACAGCCAGTGCTGAAACGGTCGCCGACCTCAAGTCGAACCCACACCGGCTGCTCGTGACGATCCTCGTCGGGAACAATCTCGTCAACATCGCGATGTCCTCAATTTCGACTGCCATCGTCGGCTTCTATTTCGATCCCGGGGCCGCAGTACTCGTCTCAACGTTCGGTATTACGGCGATCGTCCTGCTCTTCGGTGAAAGTGCCCCGAAATCGTATGCCGTCGAGAACACGGAGTCGTGGGCGTTACGGGTTGCCAGACCGCTCAAACTCTCCGAATACGTACTGTTTCCACTGGTCGTCGTCTTCGATCATCTCACACGATTCATCAATCACTTGACTGGGGGAGGCGCTGCGATCGAGGACTCGTACGTGACGCGCGACGAAATTCAGGAGATGATCCGAACGGGAGAACGCGAGGGCGTCATCGACGAGGAGGAACGGGAGATGTTTCAGCGTATCTTCCGATTCCGAAACACGATCGCTAAAGAGGTGATGACGCCGCGATTGGACGTCGTCGGCATCGACAAAGAGGCAACGCTCAACGACGCAACCACTCGCTGTCTCGAAAGCGGGCACCGACGTCTTCCGGTGTATGCTGATTCCCTGGACAATATCGTCGGAACCGCGGATATTCACGCACTCATCGCAGCCCAACGGAGCGGTAGTGCTGAAGATACGCCTCTTGGCGAGCTCGAGCTCTTGGATCCGCCCCACCACGTTCCGGAAAGTAAACCTGTAGATGAACTGCTTGGCGAGATGCAGACCTCGCGAACCCAGATGGCGGTCGTCATCGACGAATTCGGAACGACGGAGGGACTCGTGACGGTCGAGGACCTCACCGAGGAGATTGTCGGCGAGATTCTCGAAGGGACAGAAGATGCACCAGTTACAGAACTTGACGAGACGACAGCGCTGGTTCGCGGTGATGTGGATATCGCCGCCGTGAACGAGCGACTCGGGCTAGATCTTCCGGACGGAGAGGAGTTCGAGACGATTGCAGGCCTCCTGTTCAACCGGGCTGGACGGCTCGTCGAGCAGGGCGAAACGTTCGACGTTGGCGCTGTCCAACTGCGGGTCGAGACGATCGACCAGACCCGCATAACGCAGGTTCGGATCCGCACCGACCGGTCGAAGAATTCCACAGAGTCAACCGTCGAGTCAGAGAGCGCAGACTCGGCTAACGTTCCCACCGTCGAGTAA